The following are encoded together in the Capsulimonas corticalis genome:
- a CDS encoding cytochrome-c peroxidase — translation MLKTNKRLSLIVTALSTVVLGAALLVAGCGGGGGGGGETTTAEKAQVGKLLFNDRTLSSPSGQACSSCHVPTAAFADPRQDSPTSEGAVAGRFGKRQTPSIKYLVYSPKFHFDNDEQDYIGGQFWDGRAVDLKDQVHFPMLNAAEMNNATKADIVARVSNGPSAVRIRAIYGDNVFSNPDQAFDAIADAIATYESSSEVSPFTSKYDYYLKGRATLTASELRGLSLFKGKAVCNNCHLADPSADGTPPMFTDFTYDNIGLPRNPNNRFYSMPPALNPDGAAFADIGLEQTTHRTDDAGRFKVPTLRNIAVTGPYFHNGDMTSLTQAVQFYNKRDLGSFGAPEFPATMNREELGNLHLTDDEVADIVSFLNTLTDGYNPSTPSIAHA, via the coding sequence ATGTTGAAGACTAACAAACGATTGTCGCTGATCGTTACGGCGCTTAGCACCGTGGTTTTAGGAGCGGCGTTACTGGTTGCGGGCTGCGGCGGCGGGGGAGGCGGAGGCGGCGAAACGACGACTGCCGAGAAGGCGCAGGTGGGGAAACTGCTCTTTAACGACCGCACCTTGTCGTCACCGAGCGGGCAGGCCTGTTCTTCTTGCCACGTCCCAACCGCCGCTTTTGCGGACCCTCGGCAAGATTCGCCAACCTCTGAAGGAGCCGTGGCCGGCCGGTTTGGCAAGCGGCAGACCCCCTCCATCAAGTATCTGGTGTATTCACCCAAATTCCACTTCGACAATGATGAGCAGGATTATATCGGCGGCCAGTTCTGGGACGGGCGCGCCGTGGATTTGAAGGATCAAGTCCATTTCCCGATGCTCAACGCCGCCGAGATGAACAACGCCACCAAGGCGGATATCGTCGCGCGTGTGAGCAATGGACCGTCCGCCGTTCGCATCCGCGCCATCTACGGCGACAATGTGTTCAGCAACCCGGACCAGGCGTTCGACGCCATCGCGGACGCCATCGCGACATACGAATCCTCATCTGAGGTCAGCCCGTTCACCTCCAAGTACGACTACTATCTCAAGGGGCGTGCGACGCTGACGGCCAGCGAACTGCGCGGCCTCAGCCTCTTCAAAGGCAAAGCGGTCTGCAACAACTGTCACCTCGCCGATCCAAGCGCCGATGGAACGCCGCCGATGTTTACGGACTTCACCTACGACAACATCGGTCTGCCGCGTAATCCTAATAACCGGTTCTATTCCATGCCGCCCGCGCTCAACCCCGACGGCGCCGCCTTCGCGGACATCGGCCTGGAGCAGACGACCCATCGCACCGACGACGCCGGACGGTTCAAAGTGCCGACCCTGCGCAACATCGCCGTCACCGGGCCCTACTTCCACAACGGCGATATGACGTCTCTGACCCAGGCCGTGCAGTTCTACAACAAGCGCGACCTCGGCAGCTTCGGCGCGCCCGAATTCCCGGCCACCATGAACCGGGAAGAACTCGGCAACCTCCATCTCACTGATGACGAAGTCGCCGACATCGTCTCATTCCTCAACACACTCACCGACGGCTACAACCCCAGCACGCCGTCGATCGCACACGCATAG
- a CDS encoding DUF1559 domain-containing protein yields the protein MNKRNGFTLIELLVVIAIIAILAAILFPVFAKAREKARQISCASNMKQLALGLLQYNQDNDESMPTTNTTWGGGWAGEIYPYVKSKGVYGCPDDSTDPGANFTKGSYGLNVNVLSPYVDNAQGGYQGNYFTRAGSTALAAQTSPASTVLLFEMHGQFGLDVTNPREQASTIGDGAKGYGGCGGTGIDNNTCSNQLVYATGKIDGYDIPNWSGTLGVHTDGANYAALDGHVKWLRPSAVSGGLTAPDANTAASRTNVTAAGTNSMVMCDGASKAALTFSQL from the coding sequence ATGAATAAACGAAACGGTTTCACGCTCATTGAGCTGCTCGTAGTTATCGCTATCATCGCGATTCTCGCCGCGATCCTCTTCCCGGTCTTCGCCAAGGCCCGCGAGAAGGCCCGCCAGATCTCCTGCGCCTCCAATATGAAGCAGCTGGCTCTGGGGCTGCTCCAGTACAACCAGGATAACGACGAGTCCATGCCCACGACCAACACCACCTGGGGCGGCGGCTGGGCCGGCGAAATCTATCCCTATGTCAAGAGCAAGGGCGTCTATGGCTGTCCGGATGACTCGACTGATCCCGGCGCCAATTTCACCAAGGGCTCTTACGGACTGAACGTCAATGTCCTGTCGCCCTATGTGGACAACGCGCAGGGCGGTTACCAGGGAAATTACTTCACCCGAGCGGGCAGTACGGCCCTCGCGGCGCAGACATCGCCCGCAAGCACCGTCCTGCTCTTCGAAATGCATGGACAGTTTGGACTGGATGTGACGAATCCCCGCGAGCAGGCCAGCACCATCGGCGACGGAGCCAAGGGCTACGGCGGGTGCGGCGGCACGGGCATCGACAACAATACCTGCTCCAACCAGCTTGTCTACGCGACGGGTAAGATCGACGGCTACGATATCCCCAACTGGTCCGGAACGCTGGGAGTTCACACCGACGGCGCGAACTACGCGGCGCTGGACGGTCATGTGAAGTGGCTGCGTCCCTCCGCTGTTTCGGGCGGCCTGACGGCGCCCGACGCCAACACGGCGGCGAGCCGCACGAACGTCACGGCGGCCGGAACGAACAGCATGGTGATGTGCGACGGCGCCAGCAAAGCGGCCCTCACCTTCAGCCAGCTTTAA
- a CDS encoding copper amine oxidase N-terminal domain-containing protein has product MNTQWTKFFAPAAAFGVLTVMGAPAMAQNGGAVSVVVNGSPVAFSGQGPVQSGRRVLVPLRGVLEKLGAYVSYDSASQEVRAVRNEQQIVLPIGGYTAQVDGNPVKLDVPAKVLNGSTMVPLRFVAEALGASVDYSGATQTVTINAGGGDGGGGGRPQRPPRDPGDGRPANVDAPAYRAGLNQATKDRQAGLPLDYRAALVPFLERQKVEFQRGYRSGTADARRDPTSIPTPAPRPGPGDDAFHAGYKQGQRDFLTKMIADPGRTWPDYAASVEGDFRAGYRAGR; this is encoded by the coding sequence ATGAATACACAATGGACGAAATTTTTCGCTCCTGCTGCGGCTTTTGGAGTGTTGACGGTGATGGGAGCGCCGGCGATGGCGCAGAATGGCGGCGCGGTTTCGGTCGTCGTGAACGGCTCGCCGGTGGCGTTTAGCGGGCAGGGGCCTGTGCAGAGTGGCCGGCGCGTGCTGGTGCCGCTGCGCGGAGTGCTGGAGAAGCTGGGCGCGTATGTGAGCTACGACAGCGCCAGTCAGGAAGTGCGCGCCGTGCGCAACGAACAGCAGATTGTGCTTCCGATCGGCGGTTATACGGCGCAGGTGGACGGGAATCCCGTGAAGCTGGACGTTCCGGCGAAAGTGCTCAACGGCTCCACCATGGTGCCGCTGCGCTTTGTCGCCGAAGCGCTCGGAGCGTCGGTCGATTACTCCGGCGCCACGCAGACTGTCACCATCAACGCGGGTGGGGGCGATGGCGGCGGCGGTGGTCGGCCCCAGCGCCCGCCCCGCGATCCCGGCGACGGCCGCCCGGCGAACGTGGACGCTCCCGCTTATCGCGCGGGTTTGAATCAGGCCACCAAAGATCGCCAGGCGGGACTGCCCCTGGATTACCGCGCGGCCCTGGTCCCGTTCCTTGAACGGCAGAAGGTCGAGTTCCAGCGCGGCTATCGCTCCGGAACGGCCGACGCCCGCCGTGACCCGACCAGCATCCCGACTCCTGCGCCCCGGCCCGGTCCCGGCGACGACGCCTTTCACGCCGGATACAAGCAGGGACAGCGCGACTTCCTCACGAAAATGATCGCCGACCCAGGACGCACCTGGCCGGACTACGCCGCCAGCGTCGAAGGCGATTTCCGCGCCGGCTATCGCGCGGGACGGTAG
- a CDS encoding LacI family DNA-binding transcriptional regulator: MRVSLRCVAERAGVSDATASRVLNGVDAPVAAETRERVLRIAEEMGYAPNLAAKALATGRTKTVALWSVNLRAPHSSQVVYCTRDEIMKNDYDLTISDFKFRADGALDTSRLISWPVDGVIAVDLPRGPVPGLSNSLLGGKPLVSIGAYVLENVDHVHVDFAPMSAAAIRHLHSVGCRRIAYLVPNWFEWFRSCDDARLRGYETAMAQLGLETEFIVTEHEARPAVGPALKAHIAIHGAPDGLFCFNDNMTIAAARALREVGLTPGRDVKLVGCDGIDDSADFYPPLSTVVQPVEEMCALAWAFLARRIKDPEIPIQQMTLTAKLEIRESSTGY; this comes from the coding sequence GTGCGGGTATCTTTGCGGTGTGTCGCGGAACGAGCGGGCGTGTCGGATGCGACGGCGTCTCGGGTGCTGAACGGGGTGGATGCTCCTGTCGCTGCGGAGACGCGGGAGCGTGTGCTGCGCATCGCCGAGGAGATGGGATATGCGCCGAACCTGGCGGCGAAGGCGCTCGCGACGGGGCGGACGAAGACGGTGGCGCTCTGGTCCGTCAACCTGCGGGCTCCGCATTCATCGCAGGTCGTGTACTGCACCCGCGACGAGATCATGAAGAACGATTACGATCTCACGATCAGCGACTTCAAATTTCGCGCCGATGGCGCTCTCGACACCTCGCGTCTGATCTCCTGGCCGGTGGACGGCGTGATCGCCGTCGATCTGCCGCGCGGCCCGGTTCCCGGTCTGTCAAACAGCCTGCTCGGCGGCAAGCCGCTCGTGAGCATCGGCGCCTACGTTCTGGAAAATGTGGACCACGTGCATGTGGACTTCGCGCCGATGTCGGCGGCGGCGATCCGGCATCTGCACAGTGTCGGCTGCCGGCGAATCGCGTATCTTGTGCCGAACTGGTTCGAGTGGTTTCGGAGCTGTGACGACGCCCGGCTGCGAGGCTACGAAACGGCGATGGCCCAGCTGGGCCTGGAAACCGAATTTATCGTGACCGAGCATGAAGCGCGCCCCGCCGTCGGGCCGGCGCTCAAAGCGCATATCGCCATCCATGGCGCGCCGGACGGACTGTTCTGTTTCAACGACAACATGACCATCGCGGCGGCCCGGGCGCTGCGCGAAGTCGGCCTGACGCCGGGGCGGGATGTAAAGCTAGTCGGATGCGACGGCATTGACGACAGCGCGGACTTCTATCCGCCGCTCTCGACGGTCGTGCAGCCGGTCGAGGAGATGTGCGCCCTGGCCTGGGCATTCTTGGCCCGCCGAATCAAGGATCCGGAGATCCCCATTCAGCAAATGACGCTGACGGCGAAACTGGAGATTCGAGAGTCTTCCACTGGATATTAA
- the ilvA gene encoding threonine ammonia-lyase IlvA: MTTHIPAVTVQSIEEAFLRLRSVVMHTPLQRNARLSEQFGAEIYLKREDLQIVRSYKLRGAYNLMSTLTDAERSRGVVCASAGNHAQGVAYTCRALEIQGCIYMPQNTPRQKVERVRTLGERWVRIELVGDTFDATYRLAAEYAHGMHKIFAHPFDDPRVIAGQGTVGAEIAQDLGGAPDFLIAPVGGGGLISGLALYAEKYFPETMLVGAEPAGAACMLAALEAGHPVTLPQIDTFVDGAAVKTAGHHNFEICQRLIREILPIDEGKVCTEMIALYQSEGVIAEPAGALSIAALPVLGERLRGKTVVCILSGGNNDITRYPEIIERSLIDRGLKHYFLIEFSQRPGALRRYLDEALAPGDDITLFEYIKKSNREYGPALVGIELTRKEDFTPLLERMDHIGLRYEIIGRDSALFRFVL, encoded by the coding sequence ATGACCACGCACATCCCCGCCGTTACCGTTCAATCCATCGAGGAAGCTTTTTTGCGGCTCCGCTCCGTCGTGATGCATACGCCGCTCCAGCGCAATGCGCGTCTTTCCGAGCAGTTCGGGGCGGAGATTTATTTGAAACGGGAGGACTTGCAGATCGTTCGCTCGTACAAGCTGCGCGGCGCTTACAATCTGATGAGCACGCTGACCGATGCGGAGCGCTCGCGCGGCGTCGTGTGCGCAAGCGCCGGCAACCACGCGCAGGGAGTCGCGTACACATGCCGCGCATTGGAGATCCAGGGCTGCATCTATATGCCGCAGAACACGCCCCGGCAAAAAGTGGAGCGCGTGCGAACTCTGGGTGAACGCTGGGTGCGGATCGAGCTGGTCGGCGACACGTTTGACGCAACTTATCGGCTGGCCGCCGAGTACGCGCATGGGATGCATAAGATCTTTGCTCACCCGTTTGACGACCCGCGCGTAATCGCCGGCCAGGGTACGGTAGGCGCAGAGATCGCCCAGGATCTGGGCGGCGCTCCCGACTTCCTGATCGCCCCCGTGGGCGGCGGCGGCCTTATCAGCGGCTTGGCGCTTTACGCCGAGAAGTATTTTCCGGAAACGATGCTCGTTGGCGCGGAGCCGGCGGGTGCGGCCTGCATGCTCGCCGCGCTGGAAGCCGGTCATCCCGTAACATTGCCGCAGATCGACACCTTCGTGGACGGCGCCGCCGTGAAGACCGCCGGCCACCACAACTTTGAGATCTGCCAGAGATTGATTCGGGAGATTTTGCCAATCGACGAGGGGAAAGTCTGCACGGAGATGATCGCCCTGTATCAGAGCGAAGGAGTAATCGCGGAGCCGGCCGGCGCGCTCAGCATCGCCGCGCTGCCCGTGCTGGGCGAAAGGCTACGCGGCAAAACGGTGGTCTGTATCCTGAGCGGCGGCAACAACGACATCACCCGGTACCCGGAGATCATCGAGCGCAGCCTGATCGACCGCGGCCTCAAGCATTATTTCCTGATCGAATTCTCCCAGCGCCCCGGCGCCCTGCGCCGATATCTCGATGAAGCCCTCGCCCCCGGCGACGACATCACCCTCTTCGAATACATCAAAAAGAGCAACCGCGAATACGGCCCCGCGCTCGTCGGTATCGAGCTAACGCGCAAAGAAGATTTCACGCCCCTCCTCGAACGCATGGACCACATCGGCCTGCGCTACGAGATCATCGGGCGCGACAGCGCGCTGTTTCGCTTCGTGTTATAA
- a CDS encoding HD domain-containing protein produces MTHEEALLVAKAFAIAAGAHADQVSRDGTAYILHPIRMAVRCEDADGQMAAVLHDVVEDTPITLADLADAGIPAQVLTAVESLTKREGEPYEAFIERASRNPLAARVKLLDLEDNLNPMRLCALDDEDLQRIAKYHRAWNRLREMMGREVSQC; encoded by the coding sequence TTGACGCACGAAGAAGCATTATTAGTCGCGAAAGCGTTCGCGATCGCCGCCGGCGCGCACGCCGATCAAGTCAGTCGGGACGGAACCGCGTATATCCTGCACCCGATCCGCATGGCCGTGCGCTGCGAGGACGCCGACGGTCAAATGGCCGCCGTCCTGCATGATGTCGTGGAGGACACGCCCATCACGCTCGCCGATCTCGCCGACGCCGGGATCCCCGCTCAAGTCCTGACCGCCGTGGAGTCCCTCACCAAGCGTGAAGGCGAACCCTACGAAGCCTTTATCGAACGCGCCTCCCGTAACCCCCTGGCCGCGCGCGTCAAACTCCTCGACCTCGAAGACAACCTCAACCCAATGCGCCTCTGCGCCCTGGATGACGAAGACCTTCAGCGCATCGCCAAATATCACCGCGCCTGGAACCGGCTCCGGGAGATGATGGGCCGCGAAGTATCGCAGTGTTAG
- a CDS encoding GGDEF domain-containing protein, with protein sequence MLTETPTYSSKTKGLLAGRLWIVLGAGVAYILFALFWPASHARIAAIADIICCLIPALAGCWVFWDCWKLRGKAFAKEAPREVTARWRAALFLGLGAFAYGAGTFIWTYYELGLKREIPFPSWADAGYLLCYPFLFLGVLFLPSRPLAPAMRWRVLMDSFMTITALVTFSWYFLLGPIVLAAPEASLGVILGAAYPISDLVALFCLLVLTGHADEQPLKGVVRLLVFGILAVVCADVPFGYLTLHNLYQTGQLTDMGWLLGWGLIALSGSELLQVTPQSQATEPADVQRTAAMTSPLLWRAMIPYALIPCVGALIVYMLKHHPDANLFRNRMDVELEIGVYVGSGLLIALMLLRQIFVILENNTLNHDLRSAYRELEEKNRRLQSLATTDGMTGLSNHRDFQERLRVELSEAERHGASLSVMLLDVDHFKLYNDSFGHPAGDEVLRTMATVLRDSIRDGDLAARYGGEEFALLLPGADAEQARATAERVRSAVSAHQFPNRQITVSIGVTDIQIAGTDPEALIASADTALYAAKHTGRNRWILASDPESLFSAA encoded by the coding sequence ATGCTGACAGAGACGCCAACATACTCCAGTAAAACCAAAGGATTACTGGCGGGTCGCCTGTGGATCGTGCTGGGCGCCGGCGTCGCATACATACTTTTTGCGCTCTTTTGGCCGGCATCGCACGCGCGGATCGCCGCTATCGCGGACATCATTTGCTGTCTTATTCCCGCCCTGGCCGGCTGCTGGGTGTTCTGGGACTGCTGGAAATTACGAGGCAAGGCGTTCGCCAAGGAGGCTCCCCGTGAGGTGACGGCGCGATGGCGGGCGGCGCTGTTTCTGGGACTCGGGGCGTTTGCGTACGGCGCCGGGACCTTTATCTGGACGTATTATGAGCTCGGTCTGAAGCGTGAGATCCCATTTCCATCGTGGGCGGACGCCGGCTATCTGCTGTGCTACCCTTTTTTGTTTCTGGGCGTTCTCTTTCTTCCCAGCCGTCCCCTGGCGCCGGCGATGCGCTGGCGCGTGCTGATGGACAGTTTCATGACGATCACCGCGCTGGTGACGTTCAGCTGGTATTTTCTTCTGGGTCCGATCGTCCTCGCCGCGCCGGAAGCGAGCCTGGGAGTGATCCTCGGAGCGGCCTACCCTATTTCTGATTTGGTCGCGCTGTTCTGTCTTCTCGTTCTGACCGGGCACGCCGATGAGCAGCCGCTGAAGGGCGTGGTGCGCCTGCTTGTCTTTGGGATCCTGGCCGTGGTGTGCGCCGATGTTCCCTTTGGGTATCTGACCCTGCACAACCTCTACCAGACGGGTCAGCTTACCGACATGGGCTGGCTGCTGGGATGGGGCCTGATCGCCCTCAGCGGCAGCGAACTCCTGCAAGTGACGCCGCAATCACAAGCGACGGAGCCAGCGGATGTCCAGCGCACCGCCGCGATGACCAGCCCATTACTGTGGCGCGCGATGATCCCTTACGCCCTCATCCCCTGCGTCGGCGCGCTGATCGTCTACATGCTCAAACATCATCCCGACGCGAACCTTTTCCGAAACCGTATGGATGTAGAATTGGAAATCGGCGTTTATGTGGGATCGGGACTGCTGATCGCGCTGATGCTGCTGCGGCAGATCTTCGTGATTTTGGAGAACAACACCCTCAATCACGACCTGCGCAGCGCGTATCGGGAGCTGGAGGAAAAGAACCGCCGTCTGCAAAGCCTCGCGACGACCGACGGCATGACCGGTCTGTCCAACCATCGCGATTTTCAGGAGCGCCTGCGTGTCGAACTATCCGAAGCGGAGCGCCATGGCGCATCGCTTTCGGTGATGCTGCTCGATGTGGACCATTTCAAGCTCTACAACGACAGCTTCGGCCACCCCGCCGGCGACGAAGTCCTGCGCACCATGGCGACCGTGCTGCGCGACTCGATCCGCGACGGCGACCTCGCCGCCCGTTACGGCGGCGAAGAGTTTGCCCTACTGCTTCCGGGAGCCGACGCCGAGCAAGCCCGCGCGACCGCCGAACGCGTCCGCTCCGCCGTCTCGGCCCACCAATTTCCAAATCGCCAGATTACCGTCAGCATCGGCGTCACCGACATCCAAATCGCCGGAACCGATCCCGAAGCGCTCATCGCCAGCGCGGACACCGCCCTCTACGCCGCCAAACACACCGGCCGCAACCGCTGGATCCTCGCCAGCGACCCCGAATCCCTCTTCAGCGCCGCATGA
- a CDS encoding DUF5597 domain-containing protein, with the protein MTVARFVGLTLAVTAGVMAGAANARIAPKAAVRAPLGAGVPQLRKQDGVTQLFVDGRPFLMLAGELNNSSSSSLAYMEKIWPQMNAIHANTVLTPISWDLVEPKEGVYDFALVDGLIQGARQHHLHLVFLWLASWKNGMSSYDPLYVKRDTQRFPRAMQRDGTPRDVLSTLGENACAADSHAFAALMAHLREFDAKDHTVVMMQVENEVGILGDSRDRSAAANTAYAGPVPQPLMDHLKKNDQDLNPEFRDLWVKASQKTSGTWEQVFGAGPGTDEIFMAWNYARYVDRVAAAGKAEYPIPMYANAWLNEKGSQPGDYPSGCPESHVMDVWQAGAPHLDMLSPDLYASNFTERADLYTRRGNPLFIPEMNSDAGGAHSIFYAIGAHNALGTSPFGVDRVQSDSPFSKSYDILSRIAPCILAHQTQGEVIGFTIDADHPVVKRTMGGYDLEISFDSALGRSSTSGYGIVIALAPGQFLGAGSGFSVRFRPSSPGAPKYGGIASVTEGSYIDGVWTPNRRLNGDETDQGGRWRFPSWSAGVSQCTAYGYN; encoded by the coding sequence ATGACAGTCGCTCGGTTCGTAGGGCTCACTCTGGCTGTCACAGCCGGAGTCATGGCCGGCGCGGCGAACGCCCGGATTGCGCCGAAGGCCGCCGTCCGCGCGCCGCTGGGCGCCGGCGTCCCCCAGCTGCGCAAGCAGGACGGCGTCACACAGCTTTTCGTGGATGGGAGGCCGTTTCTGATGCTCGCCGGCGAGCTGAACAACTCCAGTTCATCGAGCCTGGCGTACATGGAAAAGATCTGGCCGCAGATGAACGCGATCCATGCGAACACCGTATTGACGCCTATTTCCTGGGATCTGGTCGAGCCCAAAGAGGGCGTCTATGATTTCGCCCTCGTGGACGGACTGATCCAGGGCGCGCGCCAGCACCATCTCCACCTCGTTTTTCTCTGGCTTGCGAGCTGGAAAAACGGCATGTCGAGCTACGATCCGCTTTACGTCAAGCGGGACACCCAGCGCTTCCCGCGCGCCATGCAGCGGGACGGAACTCCGCGCGACGTCCTCAGCACCCTCGGCGAGAATGCCTGCGCCGCCGATTCCCACGCCTTCGCCGCCTTGATGGCGCATTTGCGTGAGTTCGACGCCAAGGACCATACCGTCGTGATGATGCAAGTGGAAAACGAAGTCGGCATCCTCGGCGATTCACGCGACCGTTCCGCCGCCGCGAACACAGCCTACGCCGGCCCGGTCCCGCAGCCGCTGATGGACCATCTCAAGAAAAACGACCAAGACCTCAATCCCGAGTTCCGAGACCTCTGGGTCAAGGCCAGCCAGAAGACCTCGGGAACATGGGAGCAAGTCTTCGGAGCAGGACCGGGGACGGACGAGATCTTCATGGCCTGGAATTACGCGCGCTATGTCGATCGCGTCGCCGCCGCCGGCAAAGCCGAATACCCAATCCCGATGTACGCGAACGCCTGGCTCAATGAGAAAGGATCGCAGCCCGGCGACTACCCGAGCGGCTGTCCCGAATCCCATGTGATGGATGTCTGGCAGGCCGGCGCTCCGCATCTCGATATGCTGTCGCCCGACCTCTACGCCTCCAACTTCACCGAGCGCGCCGATCTCTACACCCGGCGCGGCAACCCTCTCTTCATCCCGGAAATGAACAGCGACGCCGGCGGGGCGCACAGCATCTTCTACGCCATCGGCGCGCACAACGCCCTCGGGACATCGCCCTTCGGCGTCGATCGCGTCCAGTCCGACAGCCCCTTCAGCAAAAGCTACGACATCCTCAGCCGAATCGCGCCCTGCATTCTGGCGCATCAAACGCAGGGCGAAGTCATCGGCTTCACCATCGACGCCGATCATCCCGTCGTCAAGCGCACGATGGGCGGCTACGATCTGGAAATCTCCTTCGACTCCGCCCTCGGCCGCAGCTCCACCTCCGGATACGGCATCGTGATCGCCCTCGCCCCCGGCCAGTTCCTCGGCGCCGGCAGCGGCTTCAGTGTCCGATTCCGTCCCTCGTCTCCCGGCGCCCCCAAATACGGCGGCATCGCCTCCGTCACCGAAGGCTCCTACATCGACGGCGTCTGGACCCCCAACCGCCGCCTCAACGGCGACGAAACCGATCAGGGCGGCCGCTGGCGCTTCCCTAGCTGGAGCGCCGGCGTCTCCCAATGCACTGCCTACGGCTACAACTAA
- a CDS encoding phosphatase PAP2 family protein encodes MTTTEPPAPLRPEPPKPSLRQARYWQPVIAYVLLVISCQWAIIPSHALDVFGHVLGEGSFSVYNMMLAVAAALVFLLARLKRDPSIAWRVWDLVLVCLLTSQILKLLPLPRPGSVLHGGHGGFPSGHTLTAFAVAWLLMETYPAVAPYAFLVALAVGWSRVEIHEHFVYQVLTGGLMGLAIGYGVTTAKSSVGLLLPRIWDRWKDRKGAAREAS; translated from the coding sequence ATGACTACGACCGAACCGCCCGCGCCTTTAAGACCGGAGCCGCCCAAGCCGTCGCTCCGGCAAGCGCGTTACTGGCAGCCGGTGATCGCTTATGTGCTCCTCGTGATCTCATGCCAGTGGGCTATCATTCCCTCGCATGCGCTGGACGTCTTCGGTCACGTGCTTGGGGAAGGCTCATTCAGTGTTTACAACATGATGCTCGCCGTCGCGGCGGCGTTGGTGTTCTTACTGGCGCGCCTCAAACGTGACCCCTCGATTGCCTGGCGTGTCTGGGATCTGGTGCTCGTCTGCCTGCTCACCAGTCAAATTTTAAAGCTCCTGCCATTGCCGCGTCCTGGCAGTGTGCTGCACGGCGGCCACGGCGGCTTCCCGAGCGGCCATACCCTCACGGCCTTCGCAGTCGCCTGGCTGCTAATGGAAACATACCCGGCCGTCGCGCCCTACGCGTTTTTGGTCGCGCTCGCCGTCGGCTGGTCGCGCGTCGAGATCCACGAGCACTTCGTCTACCAAGTTCTCACCGGAGGACTGATGGGACTGGCGATCGGCTACGGCGTGACCACCGCCAAAAGCAGCGTCGGCCTGCTGCTGCCGCGCATCTGGGATCGCTGGAAGGATCGCAAAGGCGCCGCGCGCGAAGCGAGTTGA
- a CDS encoding S24 family peptidase, with amino-acid sequence MPPSCLPLLFGSQNLRYKRLNDTQHWTIAAKNALAAGQTITVNPTGQSMTGLIASGETVTLNPCDTSQLTINDIVLVQIQGRRYTHIVLHMVKAIEDGKFLIGANNGRIDGWVYPNDIFGQAILV; translated from the coding sequence ATGCCGCCGTCCTGCCTGCCTCTCTTGTTTGGCAGCCAGAACCTGCGCTACAAACGATTGAACGACACCCAGCACTGGACCATCGCCGCAAAAAACGCCCTCGCGGCCGGCCAAACTATCACCGTAAACCCCACCGGCCAATCCATGACCGGTCTGATCGCCAGCGGCGAAACCGTCACGCTTAACCCCTGCGACACATCCCAGCTTACGATTAACGACATCGTGCTCGTCCAGATCCAAGGTCGTCGCTATACGCACATCGTGCTTCATATGGTAAAAGCGATTGAGGATGGCAAGTTTCTCATCGGCGCCAACAACGGCCGCATCGATGGCTGGGTTTACCCGAACGATATTTTCGGCCAGGCAATTCTCGTATGA